Proteins co-encoded in one Candidatus Zixiibacteriota bacterium genomic window:
- the rlmN gene encoding 23S rRNA (adenine(2503)-C(2))-methyltransferase RlmN: protein MIRQNLLGNTVSQMEKIFQQMGERPYRGRQLFKWLYNNRQYDFQSMTDLSKEVRTRLLDNYEFRLPSLQMKSESKDGTVKFLFRLDDGLPVETVLIPDEDRQTLCVSSQSGCALACRFCATGTMGLKRNLSVGEIVGQLLHVRESYGADAYSNVVFMGMGEPFNNYNNLVEALRIMTSSLGLGIAARKITVSTSGITPLIRRYADSKLKANLALSLHAAFQEKREAIMPVARTYRLDKLMDAIRYYTQQTGRRVTFEYILFEGFNDTMEDVLSLTRLVQGIPCKINVLAYNPVPGLDFTRPSDEQVDWFARMLYPRTPAVTVRKSRGQDIAAACGQLAAQMIQ from the coding sequence ATGATTCGACAAAACCTGCTCGGCAACACCGTCAGTCAAATGGAAAAGATTTTCCAGCAGATGGGCGAACGCCCGTACCGGGGCAGGCAGCTCTTCAAGTGGCTGTACAATAACCGGCAGTATGACTTTCAGTCGATGACCGACCTCTCCAAAGAGGTGCGTACTCGTTTGCTGGACAACTACGAATTCCGATTACCGAGCCTACAGATGAAATCGGAATCGAAAGACGGCACGGTCAAATTCCTGTTTCGTCTCGACGACGGTCTGCCGGTCGAAACGGTGCTGATCCCCGATGAAGATCGGCAGACGTTGTGTGTTTCGTCCCAGTCCGGCTGCGCCCTGGCCTGCCGGTTCTGCGCTACCGGCACCATGGGGCTGAAACGAAATCTCTCGGTGGGCGAAATCGTTGGGCAGTTGTTGCACGTGCGCGAGTCTTACGGGGCCGACGCTTATTCCAATGTCGTCTTCATGGGTATGGGGGAGCCTTTCAACAACTACAATAACCTGGTCGAGGCGCTGCGGATAATGACCTCGTCTCTGGGGCTCGGCATCGCCGCCCGGAAAATCACGGTCTCGACTTCCGGTATCACTCCGCTCATCCGCAGGTATGCCGACTCGAAATTGAAGGCGAACCTGGCGCTGTCTCTTCACGCCGCGTTCCAGGAGAAGCGCGAGGCTATCATGCCGGTCGCCCGCACCTACAGGCTCGACAAGTTAATGGACGCGATCAGGTACTACACGCAGCAGACCGGTCGGCGCGTGACTTTTGAATACATCCTCTTCGAAGGCTTCAATGACACCATGGAGGATGTTCTCAGTTTGACCCGGCTGGTGCAGGGGATACCGTGTAAGATTAATGTCCTGGCCTATAACCCGGTGCCGGGTCTTGATTTCACGCGGCCATCGGACGAGCAGGTTGACTGGTTTGCCAGAATGCTGTATCCTCGGACACCGGCTGTGACTGTGCGCAAGAGCCGGGGGCAGGATATCGCCGCGGCCTGCGGGCAACTTGCAGCTCAGATGATTCAATAG